In a single window of the Gossypium hirsutum isolate 1008001.06 chromosome D02, Gossypium_hirsutum_v2.1, whole genome shotgun sequence genome:
- the LOC107938708 gene encoding uncharacterized protein, translating into MGAIASILLFYNLIANGASLARHAEKPVERIECVSASLDLVVEDKSHEHPFFLVTSTEKTKGEGEMEESNNYGHQHPLLLILNQDQLIYNQSGVTDCSRCGENVSTPCLCCAEHCGFYLHKVCADAPLELNHPFHLNHPLLLMQNAPYSPGGYICNFCGKGGYDFVYHCSCNFDFHIKCALFTFNIAENNLKELEHVPLQHPLISTENGTEELEDVSKCLGCWEPLAKYTHFSPDCGFNLHEKCTKLPFKLNHVWHRKHPLVLQFNSQRLSCKICGETSRMGSGFVYGCSACKFVVHIECASQSPLQVIKSTNHEHPFTVFLRQVPFTCDACGTEGNHVAYTCGTCNIIIHKNCISLPRIIKSKWHDHRLLHTYFHHIEDFGVLICMICHDEVDTEHGSYYCSKCNVIFHVHCVTEDKRSYSIVSLENEDEIPYESSITVLESNDAGEATKIKHFKHIHNLMLSPFVGRYENRCDGCLLPISGPFYSCSFCSFFLHKACAELPKMKDVWHHLCREPLALISDKAFECLECLNLYNAFAYECCGCETKICLPCVIALTPGARTYLKHEHPLFYYREHKGKCNACGNTTGSAFWCKDCNFVLHTDCFSLPITAYHKCDQHLLSLTDHNDNSYSESYYCDICEKTRDLNRWFYRCATCDTSAHVGCVLGKYSFLKHRSIYEEKDHPHPLIIVKKKYYYPDCYKCSKPCEDVALECSKPECKYIVHWDCVAPDYLQSWWMWCM; encoded by the exons ATGGGTGCCATCGCAAGCATCCtcttgttctacaatttaatagCCAACGGCGCCTCTCTTGCAAGACATGCGGAGAAACCGGTGGAAAGG ATTGAATGTGTATCAGCATCTTTAGATCTAGTTGTTGAAGATAAAAGCCATGAACATCCT TTTTTCCTTGTTACGTCGACGGAAAAAACCAAAGGGGAAGGAGAAATGGAGGAGTCAAACAATTATGGGCACCAACATCCCCTGCTTCTTATCTTGAATCAAGACCAGCTGATCTACAATCAAAGTGGTGTAACTGATTGCTCCAGGTGTGGGGAGAATGTGTCTACTCCATGTTTATGCTGTGCGGAGCACTGCGGGTTTTACCTTCACAAGGTATGTGCCGACGCACCTTTGGAGCTTAATCACCCTTTTCATCTCAACCATCCTCTTCTTCTTATGCAAAATGCACCTTATTCACCTGGAGGGTACATTTGCAATTTTTGCGGTAAAGGCGGTTATGATTTTGTTTATCACTGCTCTTGCAATTTTGACTTTCATATTAAATGTGctttatttacatttaatattgctGAGAATAACTTGAAAGAGCTTGAGCATGTTCCCCTTCAACATCCTTTGATTTCCACTGAAAATGGTACTGAAGAACTTGAAGATGTTAGCAAGTGCCTTGGATGTTGGGAACCATTAGCAAAGTATACACACTTTTCTCCTGATTGTGGATTTAATTTACATGAGAAATGCACTAAGCTTCCTTTCAAGCTGAATCATGTGTGGCATCGCAAGCATCCtcttgttctacaatttaatagCCAACGGCTCTCTTGCAAGATATGCGGAGAAACCAGTCGAATGGGTAGCGGATTTGTTTATGGTTGTTCTGCTTGTAAGTTTGTTGTTCACATTGAATGTGCATCACAATCACCATTACAAGTTATTAAGAGTACAAATCATGAACATCCATTCACCGTGTTTTTGAGACAAGTTCCATTCACTTGTGATGCGTGTGGCACCGAAGGAAATCATGTTGCCTATACATGTGGTACATGCAATATTATAATCCATAAAAATTGCATTTCATTACCTCGCATTATCAAAAGTAAGTGGCATGACCATCGCCTTCTTCACACATATTTCCATCACATAGAAGATTTTGGAGTTTTAATTTgcatgatatgccatgatgaaGTCGATACAGAGCATGGTAGTTACTATTGTTCAAAGTGCAATGTTATATTCCATGTGCATTGTGTGACAGAGGATAAACGCTCATATTCAATAGTTTCACTAGAAAATGAAGATGAGATTCCTTATGAAAGTTCCATCACTGTCTTAGAGAGCAATGATGCCGGAGAAGctacaaaaataaaacatttcaagcatatacATAATCTAATGTTAAGTCCCTTTGTTGGAAGGTATGAAAATCGTTGTGACGGGTGTTTGTTGCCAATCTCGGGACCATTTTACTCCTGTTCATTTTGTTCTTTCTTCCTACATAAAGCGTGTGCTGAGTTACCTAAGATGAAGGATGTTTGGCATCATTTGTGCCGAGAACCTCTTGCCCTTATTTCTGACAAAGCTTTTGAGTGTCTAGAATGTCTGAACTTGTATAATGCCTTTGCTTATGAATGTTGTGGATGTGAGACAAAGATATGTCTCCCATGTGTGATTGCTCTGACTCCTGGTGCTcgaacatatttaaaacatgaaCACCCCCTCTTTTACTACAGAGAGCACAAGGGGAAATGCAATGCTTGTGGTAATACTACAGGGAGCGCATTTTGGTGTAAGGATTGTAATTTTGTGCTACACACGGACTGTTTTTCACTTCCAATTACAGCTTACCACAAATGTGATCAACATCTTCTTTCACTCACTGATCATAATGATAACAGTTATTCAGAAAGTTATTATTGTGATATCTGTGAAAAAACTCGAGATCTAAATCGTTGGTTTTATCGTTGTGCAACTTGCGACACTTCTGCTCATGTTGGTTGTGTTCTTGGAAAATATTCATTCCTCAAACACAGGAGCATCTATGAAGAAAAAGATCATCCACACCCACTCATCATTGTGAAGAAGAAGTATTACTACCCTGATTGTTATAAATGCAGTAAGCCTTGTGAAGATGTGGCTCTTGAATGCTCAAAGCCAGAGTGCAAATATATTGTCCACTGGGATTGTGTAGCACCCGATTATCTACAGAGTTGGTGGATGTGGTGCATGTAG